Proteins from one Pongo abelii isolate AG06213 chromosome 7, NHGRI_mPonAbe1-v2.0_pri, whole genome shotgun sequence genomic window:
- the TTPA gene encoding alpha-tocopherol transfer protein isoform X3: MAEARSQPSAGPQLNALPDHSPLLQPGLAALRRRAREAGVPLAPLPLTDSFLLRFLRARDFNLDLAWRLLKNYYKWRAECPEISADLHPRSIIGLLKAGYHGVLRSRDPTGSKVLIYRIESCSVAQAGEQWAISTHCNLCLLSSSNSPASASHVAGTTAHWDPKVFTAYDVFRVSLITSELIVQEVETQRNGIKAIFDLEGWQFSHAFQITPSVAKKIAAVLTDSFPLKVRGIHLINEPVIFHAVFSMIKPFLTEKIKERIHMHGNNYKQSLLQHFPDILPLEYGGEEFSMEDICQEWTNFIMKSEDYLSSISESIQ; encoded by the exons ATGGCAGAGGCTCGGTCCCAGCCCTCGGCGGGGCCACAGCTCAACGCGCTACCGGACCACTCGCCGTTGCTGCAGCCGGGCCTGGCGGCGCTGCGGCGCCGGGCTCGGGAAGCCGGCGTCCCGCTCGCGCCGCTGCCCCTCACCGACTCCTTCCTGCTGCGGTTCCTGCGCGCCCGGGATTTCAATCTGGACCTGGCCTGGCGG ttactAAAAAACTATTATAAGTGGAGAGCAGAATGTCCAGAAATAAGTGCAGATCTACACCCTAGAAGTATTATTGGCCTCCTAAAGGCTGGCTACCATGGAGTCCTGAGATCCAGGGATCCCACTGGCAGCAAAGTTCTTATTTACAGAATCG agtcttgttctgttgcccaggctggagagcagtgggccatctcgactcactgcaacctctgcctcctaagttcaagcaattctcctgcctcagcttcccatgtagctgggactacag caCACTGGGACCCCAAAGTTTTTACAGCTTATGACGTATTTCGAGTAAGTCTAATCACATCCGAGCTTATTGTACAGGAGGTAGAAACTCAGCGGAATGGAATCAAGGCTATCTTTGATCTGGAAGGTTGGCAGTTTTCTCATGCTTTTCAAATCACTCCATCCGTAGCCAAGAAGATTGCTGCTGTACTTACG gatTCATTTCCATTGAAAGTTCGTGGCATCCATTTGATAAATGAACCAGTAATTTTCCATGCTGTTTTTTCCATGATCAAACCATTCCTGACTGAAAAAATTAAGGAACGG ATTCATATGCATGGGAACAACTACAAACAAAGCTTGCTTCAGCATTTCCCAGACATTCTTCCTCTGGAATATGGTGGTGAAGAATTCTCCATGGAGGACATTTGTCAGGAATGGACAAATTTTATAATGAAGTCTGAAGATTATCTCAGCAGCATTTCTGAGAGCATTCAATGA
- the TTPA gene encoding alpha-tocopherol transfer protein isoform X1: MAEARSQPSAGPQLNALPDHSPLLQPGLAALRRRAREAGVPLAPLPLTDSFLLRFLRARDFNLDLAWRLLKNYYKWRAECPEISADLHPRSIIGLLKAGYHGVLRSRDPTGSKVLIYRIAHWDPKVFTAYDVFRVSLITSELIVQEVETQRNGIKAIFDLEGWQFSHAFQITPSVAKKIAAVLTDSFPLKVRGIHLINEPVIFHAVFSMIKPFLTEKIKERIHMHGNNYKQSLLQHFPDILPLEYGGEEFSMEDICQEWTNFIMKSEDYLSSISESIQ; the protein is encoded by the exons ATGGCAGAGGCTCGGTCCCAGCCCTCGGCGGGGCCACAGCTCAACGCGCTACCGGACCACTCGCCGTTGCTGCAGCCGGGCCTGGCGGCGCTGCGGCGCCGGGCTCGGGAAGCCGGCGTCCCGCTCGCGCCGCTGCCCCTCACCGACTCCTTCCTGCTGCGGTTCCTGCGCGCCCGGGATTTCAATCTGGACCTGGCCTGGCGG ttactAAAAAACTATTATAAGTGGAGAGCAGAATGTCCAGAAATAAGTGCAGATCTACACCCTAGAAGTATTATTGGCCTCCTAAAGGCTGGCTACCATGGAGTCCTGAGATCCAGGGATCCCACTGGCAGCAAAGTTCTTATTTACAGAATCG caCACTGGGACCCCAAAGTTTTTACAGCTTATGACGTATTTCGAGTAAGTCTAATCACATCCGAGCTTATTGTACAGGAGGTAGAAACTCAGCGGAATGGAATCAAGGCTATCTTTGATCTGGAAGGTTGGCAGTTTTCTCATGCTTTTCAAATCACTCCATCCGTAGCCAAGAAGATTGCTGCTGTACTTACG gatTCATTTCCATTGAAAGTTCGTGGCATCCATTTGATAAATGAACCAGTAATTTTCCATGCTGTTTTTTCCATGATCAAACCATTCCTGACTGAAAAAATTAAGGAACGG ATTCATATGCATGGGAACAACTACAAACAAAGCTTGCTTCAGCATTTCCCAGACATTCTTCCTCTGGAATATGGTGGTGAAGAATTCTCCATGGAGGACATTTGTCAGGAATGGACAAATTTTATAATGAAGTCTGAAGATTATCTCAGCAGCATTTCTGAGAGCATTCAATGA
- the TTPA gene encoding alpha-tocopherol transfer protein isoform X2, with product MAEARSQPSAGPQLNALPDHSPLLQPGLAALRRRAREAGVPLAPLPLTDSFLLRFLRARDFNLDLAWRLLKNYYKWRAECPEISADLHPRSIIGLLKAGYHGVLRSRDPTGSKVLIYRIDSYAWEQLQTKLASAFPRHSSSGIWW from the exons ATGGCAGAGGCTCGGTCCCAGCCCTCGGCGGGGCCACAGCTCAACGCGCTACCGGACCACTCGCCGTTGCTGCAGCCGGGCCTGGCGGCGCTGCGGCGCCGGGCTCGGGAAGCCGGCGTCCCGCTCGCGCCGCTGCCCCTCACCGACTCCTTCCTGCTGCGGTTCCTGCGCGCCCGGGATTTCAATCTGGACCTGGCCTGGCGG ttactAAAAAACTATTATAAGTGGAGAGCAGAATGTCCAGAAATAAGTGCAGATCTACACCCTAGAAGTATTATTGGCCTCCTAAAGGCTGGCTACCATGGAGTCCTGAGATCCAGGGATCCCACTGGCAGCAAAGTTCTTATTTACAGAATCG ATTCATATGCATGGGAACAACTACAAACAAAGCTTGCTTCAGCATTTCCCAGACATTCTTCCTCTGGAATATGGTGGTGA